One genomic segment of Candidatus Methanoperedens sp. includes these proteins:
- a CDS encoding XTP/dITP diphosphatase, translated as MRKIIFVTGNPHKVREANEILLPLGITIEQNNCGYPELQEEELEGIARFGAEWASNKLNHEVMVDDSGLFIEALEGFPGPYSAYVLDTLGNRRILKLMEDEVNRKAVFRCAIGYCRPGEKALVFSGEVAGRISEDIRGNAGFGYDPVFEVNGRTFGEMGEDEKNKLSHRYQALTKFAEWLKVKP; from the coding sequence ATGAGAAAGATCATTTTCGTAACTGGTAATCCCCATAAGGTCAGGGAAGCAAATGAGATCTTGTTACCTCTTGGCATAACGATCGAGCAAAACAACTGCGGCTATCCTGAACTGCAGGAGGAAGAGCTTGAAGGTATAGCACGGTTCGGGGCAGAGTGGGCTTCGAATAAACTGAACCATGAGGTCATGGTTGATGATTCGGGATTGTTCATAGAGGCGCTTGAGGGATTCCCCGGCCCGTATTCTGCTTATGTTCTTGATACTCTCGGAAATAGGAGAATACTTAAACTGATGGAAGATGAGGTGAACAGGAAGGCCGTCTTCAGATGCGCGATAGGTTACTGCCGCCCTGGGGAGAAAGCGCTGGTTTTTTCAGGGGAAGTGGCCGGAAGAATATCTGAAGATATCCGTGGAAATGCTGGTTTTGGATACGACCCTGTATTTGAGGTGAACGGCAGGACATTTGGGGAGATGGGAGAGGATGAGAAGAACAAGTTATCTCACAGGTATCAAGCTCTCACTAAATTCGCAGAGTGGTTGAAAGTCAAGCCTT